Genomic DNA from Corylus avellana chromosome ca4, CavTom2PMs-1.0:
AGTTTCGCATTTTGAGCACTTGCTTAGTTAGATAATAAGTCTCGATTCCATTTGCCCTACGATCAAGTCTTAAATGTTTTCATTGTCAAAGAATTCACTTAGttgttatatatgtatgtgtaagTTGTGGGGAGTTAAATTGtgtgtgcgagagagagagagagagtacttaCCCACAAGACAGCAACCATGTCCGAATCACTTAGCTGATCCTCCATAGGCAGAGATAGGAGAGCAGTAAGAAAATCATTACCATCACTCAACTCTCcacccctttttctttcttttaccaTCTGCCCCACAACATTATGAACCTCTCCAGCCAATCTATGACACCTTCTCTTCACCCCATAAAAGTCCAAAAACCTTAGAGGCAAATGGTCTTCCCAATTAAATTTTGCAATAAGTTCATACCCTTCTCTTACCATACCACctaattcttctccttctaaATTCAAGCCGCAACTACTCCCAAACACACTCTCTAGTATGTTACTCAGAGAACCCCTTTGAAATATGCCTCTCAACTCCACAACCCCTCTCTCCTCCATCTCCTTCCACACTCCCCCCAACATTTGATTAGCCACACTTTGCCGCAGTGGCTCTAGGCTGGAAATTCTCCTGGGGGAGAACATGTAATTTGCGGCAATCCTACGAAGATGGCGCCAATAAGTGCCGGAGGGAGCGAAGCCAATGGCTCGCTCAAACATCAGTAAACGAGCTGATGCTTTAATTGGTCGGTCTGAAAAAGAAGACCCACATAGGATTTCCTTAGCGGTCTCAGGATGGCTGCTAATGATTGCACGAGTGGCTCCTAGGCTAAATGCCATGAGGCGAGTGGCGCCACGTGAAGCAGCCATGGCGGCTAGTCTGCGATGAGCAAGAGCAGCCATTTGGTCGGGTAAGTTGCCCAGTATGGGCCAACCAGATGGGCCACGTAGTTTTTGATGGTGGTTTCTCCATGCAAAGCCTCCCGGGACAAGCCAATAGTTGAGAATGATAactaggaaaaacaaaaatgggaaAAGGAGATTGAGAGGCCATGGAGTTTGGTGAGTGGCTCCAAAGCAAAGGAATAAAAGGGTGAGGTTGGCTAGCATGAGGGGCTTCATATTTGGTCCAAAACTGAAAGAAGATGCAGATAATAATTGAGGAACTACAAAGATCCTATGAGAAAGCAAATGGAAATGTGGGTAGACGTCTGTCGTGGGAAGATTGCATGTGGGTGATTTGAATATATAGTACGTGGAAAGTGATTCTGGTTATTGTGTGGTTAGTTTACTAACCATGGTTACATTatggta
This window encodes:
- the LOC132179520 gene encoding cytochrome P450 78A5-like; translated protein: MKPLMLANLTLLFLCFGATHQTPWPLNLLFPFLFFLVIILNYWLVPGGFAWRNHHQKLRGPSGWPILGNLPDQMAALAHRRLAAMAASRGATRLMAFSLGATRAIISSHPETAKEILCGSSFSDRPIKASARLLMFERAIGFAPSGTYWRHLRRIAANYMFSPRRISSLEPLRQSVANQMLGGVWKEMEERGVVELRGIFQRGSLSNILESVFGSSCGLNLEGEELGGMVREGYELIAKFNWEDHLPLRFLDFYGVKRRCHRLAGEVHNVVGQMVKERKRGGELSDGNDFLTALLSLPMEDQLSDSDMVAVLWEMIFRGTDTVAVLLEWIMARMVLHQDIQEKAQQELDTCVGNRGHVQDSDLPNLPYLQAIVKEVLRMHPPGPLLSWARLAVHDVHVGKVLVPAGTTALVNMWAITHDPSIWKDPWTFRPERFIEEDVSIMGSDLRLAPFGSGRRACPGKALGLATVHLWLGRLLHQFKWLPMDTVDLSECLRLSLEMKTPLTCRVVHRSSIMSL